In one window of Cynocephalus volans isolate mCynVol1 chromosome 6, mCynVol1.pri, whole genome shotgun sequence DNA:
- the ASB13 gene encoding ankyrin repeat and SOCS box protein 13: MEPRAADGCFLGDVGFWVERTPVHEAAQRGESLQLQQLIESGACVNQVTVDSITPLHAASLQGQAQCVQLLLAAGAQVDARNIDGSTPLCDACASGSVECVKLLLSYGAKVNPPLYTASPLHEACMSGSSECVRLLIDVGANLEAHDCHFGTPLHVACAREHLDCVKMLLNAGANVNAAKLHETALHHAAKVKNVDLIEMLIEFGGNIYARDNRGKKPSDYTWSSSAPAKCFEYYEKTPLTLSQLCRVSLRKATGVRGLEKITKLNIPPRLIDFLSYN, translated from the exons GTTTCTGGGTGGAGCGGACCCCCGTGCATGAGGCAGCCCAGCGGGGTGAGAGcctgcagctgcagcagctgATCGAGAGTGGCGCCTGTGTCAACCAGGTCACAGTGGACTCCATCACGCCCCTGCATGCGGCCAGTCTGCAGGGCCAGGCACAGTGTGTGCAGCTACTGCTGGCAGCTGGGGCCCAG GTGGATGCCCGCAACATTGATGGCAGCACCCCACTCTGTGACGCCTGCGCCTCGGGCAGTGTTGAGTGCGTGAAGCTCCTGCTGTCCTATGGGGCCAAAGTCAATCCCCCCTTGTACACAGCGTCCCCCCTGCATGAAGCCTGCATGAGTG gGAGTTCTGAATGTGTGAGGCTTCTTATTGACGTGGGAGCCAATCTGGAAGCACACGATTGCCATTTTGGGACCCCTCTGCACGTCGCCTGTGCCCGGGAGCATCTGGACTGTGTCAAAATGCTGCTCAATGCAG GGGCCAATGTGAATGCAGCCAAACTTCACGAGACGGCCCTTCACCACGCGGCCAAGGTGAAGAACGTGGACCTCATTGAGATGCTCATTGAGTTTGGAGGCAACATCTATGCCCGGGACAACCGGGGCAAGAAGCCGTCCGACTACACGTGGAGCAGCAGTGCCCCTGCCAAGTGCTTCGAGTACTACGAGA AGACACCTCTGACCCTGTCACAGCTCTGCAGGGTGAGCCTGAGGAAGGCCACTGGCGTCCGCGGGCTGGAGAAGATCACCAAGTTAAACATCCCTCCCCGGCTCATTGATTTCCTTTCCTACAACTGA